Proteins from a genomic interval of Garra rufa chromosome 4, GarRuf1.0, whole genome shotgun sequence:
- the svopl gene encoding putative transporter SVOPL has product MALKRSSSMKTQLVDAIQLQEVELEEEINTSSNNNTPPEVPEDPEAPKAKAQTELKCYTVEDAVESIGFGRFHILLFVIMGSANIVEAMEIMLLAVVSPEIRCEWHLEDWQVALVSTMVFFGFMICGVLCGYIADRYGRWKVVFGGFIWASYFSLLTSFSPSYGWFIFLRCMVGCGVAGTSQGFVLKTEFIPAKCRAYLLPLASIFWMLGSMLIIILGMTVVPTMGWRWMIRFSIIPSIILIGLFMFIPESARFQVSAGNVQGAMSTLNWIAKMNGVSLPEGELREPEVTERGNATTLISPAFRRTSLLLWYSWFVASFSYYGSVLSSSELLEKNLLCITDADPEHQIKHNQEDALCYCIPFNMADYQTLLISCLGEVALIPLNIGMLNIFGRKPSLAILQVLSAFFFLLVNICTTMLGFTVLLFLLRSVVSMNFNVVYIYTAEVYPTAVRSIGMGFCTSFSRIGGMIAPFIAQVLMSRSVILAVSPFATACLICAVGVAFLPIETRGRALLQDA; this is encoded by the exons ATGGCATTGAAGCGTTCGTCTTCCATGAAGACCCAGCTGGTCGATGCCATCCAGCTTCAAgaagtggagctggaggaagaGATCAACACCAGTAGCAATAATAACACACCTCCCGAAGTTCCCGAGGATCCCGAGGCTCCCAAAGCCAAAG CCCAAACAGAACTAAAATGCTACACCGTGGAGGACGCTGTGGAGAGCATTGGCTTTGGACGCTTCCATATATTGCTTTTTGTAATCATGGGTAGTGCCAAT ATAGTGGAGGCAATGGAGATCATGTTGTTGGCTGTGGTTTCTCCTGAGATCCGCTGCGAGTGGCATCTAGAGGATTGGCAGGTGGCCCTTGTCTCCACG ATGGTGTTCTTTGGTTTTATGATCTGTGGGGTCCTCTGTGGATATATTGCCGATAGATATGGACGTTGGAAG GTGGTGTTTGGAGGCTTTATATGGGCATCATATTTTTCTTTGCTCACTTCATTCTCTCCATCGTATGGCTGGTTCATCTTCCTGCGCTGTATGGTGGGCTGCGGTGTCGCAGGCACATCTCAAGG GTTTGTTTTGAAGACTGAATTCATCCCGGCCAAATGCAGAGCGTATCTGTTGCCTCTAGCCTCA ATCTTCTGGATGCTGGGATCTATGCTTATTATTATTCTCGGTATGACAGTGGTGCCTACTATGGGCTGGCGCTGGATGATACGTTTTTCTATCATCCCCAGCATCATACTCATTGGACTCTTCATG tttattcCCGAGTCTGCACGGTTTCAGGTTTCAGCAGGGAACGTACAAGGAGCCATGTCTACACTTAATTGGATCGCAAAGATGAATGGCGTCAGCCTACCTGAAGGAGAATTACGGGAACCTGAAGTA ACAGAAAGAGGAAATGCCACCACTCTAATTAGCCCGGCTTTTAGAAGAACATCACTTTTGCTGTGGTACTCATG GTTTGTGGCCTCCTTCTCCTATTATGGCTCAGTTCTGAGCAGCTCTGAGTTACTGGAGAAGAATCTACTGTGTATTACCGACGCCGATCCAGAGCACCAGATCAAGCACAACCAGGAGGATGCACTGTGTTACTGTATCCCATTTAACATGGCTGATTACCAGACTCTCCTCATCAGCTGTTTGGGCGAGGTGGCAC TCATACCCCTCAATATTGGCATGTTAAATATATTTGGGCGGAAGCCCAGCCTGGCCATACTTCAGGTGCTGTCGGCCTTTTTCTTCTTGCTTGTTAACATTTGCACAACAAT GTTAGGTTTCACTGTGCTGCTCTTCCTTCTCCGCTCAGTTGTTTCCATGAATTTTAATGTGGTCTATATTTATACAGCAGAG GTTTATCCCACGGCCGTGCGCTCAATCGGAATGGGCTTTTGCACATCCTTCAGTCGAATTGGCGGGATGATCGCACCTTTTATTGCACAG GTGTTAATGTCAAGGTCTGTGATTCTGGCTGTGTCTCCGTTTGCCACAGCGTGTTTGATTTGCGCAGTGGGAGTGGCATTTTTGCCCATTGAGACTAGAGGACGTGCATTACTA CAAGATGCCTGA